The Lycium ferocissimum isolate CSIRO_LF1 chromosome 1, AGI_CSIRO_Lferr_CH_V1, whole genome shotgun sequence genome includes a region encoding these proteins:
- the LOC132049285 gene encoding cytochrome b561 and DOMON domain-containing protein At3g25290, with the protein MASHLHLFLTSLLVLLFISPSTSLTCSSQTFSANTKFTNCTDLPFLKSFLHWTFDTTKHTLSIAFIASPASPDGWIAWGINPHAPTMLGTQSLIAFKNAKGSVIVKTYNLTSYKSITESKLLYNVLDSKAESSSAGVMRIFATLELPENTTTVNQVWQVGPAVKDGMPVMHKLEADNLKSKTTLDLATSEGNKNNNGTASTSNSSSGQSGKETGGSSRMLKSETSVFAFLFFLGVVLLQL; encoded by the coding sequence atggCCTCTCATCTTCACCTCTTCCTTACCTCCTTACTTGTTCTTCTCTTCATCTCACCTTCCACATCTCTCACATGTTCTTCCCAAACTTTCTCAGCCAACACAAAATTCACCAATTGCACTGATCTTCCTTTTCTCAAATCTTTCCTCCATTGGACATTTGACacaaccaaacacaccctatcTATTGCCTTCATTGCTTCTCCAGCTTCACCTGATGGTTGGATTGCTTGGGGCATTAACCCTCATGCCCCAACTATGCTTGGGACACAATCCCTTATAGCATTTAAAAATGCCAAAGGCTCCGTAATTGTTAAGACGTACAACCTTACGTCTTATAAATCAATTACGGAGTCTAAGCTTTTGTACAATGTTCTTGATTCCAAAGCAGAGTCGTCATCTGCTGGGGTTATGAGAATATTTGCCACGTTGGAGTTGCCTGAAAATACGACGACAGTGAATCAGGTCTGGCAGGTGGGACCCGCGGTTAAAGATGGAATGCCAGTGATGCATAAGCTTGAGGCTGATAATTTGAAATCTAAAACTACTTTGGATTTGGCTACTAGTGAAGGGAATAAGAATAATAATGGTACGGCTAGTACTAGTAATAGTAGTAGTGGGCAAAGTGGAAAAGAAACTGGAGGATCTTCAAGAATGTTGAAGAGTGAAACTAGTGTTTTTGCCTTCTTGTTCTTCCTTGGAGTTGTGCTTTTGCAGCTTTAG
- the LOC132062292 gene encoding uncharacterized mitochondrial protein AtMg00810-like: MEAAIRVVRYLKQALEMGLLMSSNSSNQLQAFCDADWASCSSIRRSISGYLVKLGNSLISWKSKKQAIISRSSADAEYRSLASVVAESYLAQWFIQRIGHYYSLPVSVSCNSKSALQIVNPVFHECTKYIDINYHFIGEKIQNGLIQTIYLASMRTTS, translated from the coding sequence ATGGAAGCTGCTATTAGAGTGGTCAGATATCTTAAACAAGCACTAGAAATGGGATTGTTAATGTCCTCTAATTCATCCAATCAGTTGCAAGCCTTTTGTGATGCAGATTGGGCATCTTGTTCATCCATTAGAAGGTCAATTAGTGGTTACTTGGTGAAACTTGGGAATTCTCTCATTTCTTGGAAGTcaaagaaacaagcaataatTTCCAGAAGTTCTGCAGACGCAGAATATAGAAGTCTTGCCTCTGTGGTAGCAGAAAGTTATTTGGCTCAATGGTTTATTCAGAGAATTGGGCATTACTATTCGTTACCAGTTAGTGTCTCTTGTAATAGCAAGTCAGCTTTGCAAATAGTCAATCCGGTGTTCCATgaatgtacaaaatatatagaCATTAACTATCATTTCATTGGAGAAAAGATTCAAAATGGGCTCATTCAAACCATTTACTTGGCTTCTATGAGAACTACCAGCTGA